The proteins below come from a single Streptomyces spongiicola genomic window:
- a CDS encoding AMP-dependent synthetase/ligase, translating to MREFSLPALYEVPTDGNLTDLIRRNATQHPEVAVMARKAAGSWTDVTAAEFLAEVRAAAKGLIAAGVRPGDRVALMSRTRYEWVLLDFAIWSAGGVTVPVYETSSPEQVQWILGDSGAVAVVVESGAHAAAVESVRDALPALRHVWRIEDDGIAQLTAAGAEIPDATVDEYSASAKADDPATIVYTSGTTGRPKGCVLTHRAFFAECGNLVERLRPLFRTGDSSILLFLPAAHVFGRMVEVAAVMAPIKLGCVPDVSNLTDELASFRPTLILGVPRVFEKVYNAARAKARADGKGRIFDRAATTAIEYSRATGTGKGPSFGLRLRHRVFDRLVYGKLRAVLGGRGEFAVSGGAPLGERLGHFYRGIGFTVLEGYGLTESCAATAFNPWDRQKIGTVGQPLPGSVVRIADDGEVLLHGEHIFAGYWNNEAATAEALADGWFHTGDIGTLDEDGYLSITGRKKEILVTAGGKNVAPAVIEDRIRAHALVAECMVVGDGRPFVGALITVDEEFLARWAADHGKPAGSTAASLREDEDLLAEVQRAVDAGNAAVSKAESVRKFRVLSSQFTEEAGHITPSLKLKRNVVAKDFADEIESIYRS from the coding sequence TTGCGTGAGTTCAGCCTTCCGGCCCTGTACGAGGTCCCGACGGACGGCAATCTGACGGATCTCATCCGCCGCAATGCGACGCAGCACCCCGAGGTCGCGGTCATGGCCAGAAAGGCCGCCGGGAGCTGGACCGACGTCACCGCGGCCGAGTTCCTCGCCGAGGTGCGGGCCGCCGCGAAGGGCCTGATCGCCGCGGGTGTGCGGCCGGGTGACCGGGTCGCCCTGATGTCCCGCACCCGCTACGAGTGGGTGCTGCTCGACTTCGCGATCTGGAGCGCCGGCGGCGTGACCGTCCCGGTCTACGAGACCAGCTCGCCCGAGCAGGTGCAGTGGATCCTCGGCGACTCCGGCGCCGTCGCGGTGGTCGTCGAGAGCGGGGCGCACGCCGCCGCCGTCGAGTCCGTGCGCGACGCCCTCCCCGCGCTGCGGCACGTGTGGCGGATCGAGGACGACGGCATCGCGCAGCTCACGGCGGCCGGGGCGGAGATCCCCGACGCCACCGTGGACGAGTACAGCGCGTCCGCCAAGGCGGACGACCCGGCCACCATCGTCTACACCTCGGGCACCACGGGCCGCCCCAAGGGCTGTGTGCTCACCCACCGCGCGTTCTTCGCGGAGTGCGGGAACCTGGTCGAGCGCCTGAGGCCGCTGTTCCGCACCGGCGACAGCTCGATCCTGCTCTTCCTCCCCGCCGCACACGTCTTCGGGCGCATGGTCGAGGTGGCGGCCGTGATGGCCCCCATCAAACTCGGCTGCGTACCGGACGTCAGCAACCTCACCGACGAACTCGCCTCGTTCCGTCCCACGCTGATCCTCGGTGTGCCGCGGGTCTTCGAGAAGGTCTACAACGCGGCGCGCGCCAAGGCGCGGGCGGACGGCAAGGGCAGGATCTTCGACAGGGCCGCGACCACGGCGATCGAGTACAGCCGCGCGACCGGCACCGGGAAGGGCCCGTCGTTCGGGCTGCGGCTCCGGCACAGGGTCTTCGACCGGCTCGTCTACGGCAAGCTGCGTGCGGTGCTCGGCGGGCGCGGCGAGTTCGCGGTCTCCGGCGGCGCCCCGCTGGGCGAGCGGCTCGGCCACTTCTACCGCGGTATCGGCTTCACGGTGCTGGAGGGCTACGGCCTCACCGAGTCCTGTGCGGCGACGGCGTTCAACCCCTGGGACCGCCAGAAGATCGGTACGGTCGGGCAGCCGCTGCCCGGTTCGGTGGTGCGGATCGCCGACGACGGAGAGGTGCTGCTGCACGGCGAGCACATCTTCGCGGGCTACTGGAACAACGAGGCGGCGACGGCGGAGGCCCTGGCCGACGGCTGGTTCCACACCGGCGACATCGGCACCCTCGACGAGGACGGCTACCTCTCGATCACGGGCCGCAAGAAGGAGATCCTGGTGACCGCGGGCGGCAAGAACGTCGCCCCGGCGGTCATCGAGGACCGCATCCGCGCCCACGCGCTGGTCGCGGAGTGCATGGTGGTGGGCGACGGGCGGCCGTTCGTGGGCGCGCTGATCACCGTCGACGAGGAGTTCCTGGCCCGCTGGGCCGCCGACCACGGCAAGCCGGCCGGCTCGACGGCGGCTTCGCTGCGCGAGGACGAGGACCTGCTGGCGGAGGTCCAGCGGGCGGTGGACGCGGGCAACGCCGCGGTCTCCAAGGCCGAGTCGGTGCGGAAATTCAGGGTTCTCAGCTCCCAGTTCACCGAGGAGGCCGGTCACATCACGCCTTCGCTGAAGCTCAAGCGCAACGTGGTGGCCAAGGACTTCGCGGACGAGATCGAGTCGATCTACCGGTCGTAG
- a CDS encoding GMC oxidoreductase — MTPNLTRRHLLGLGALQTAAALGLTRIGPVPAARAATPAPASRAAAADHTPALVVGSGYGAAVTALRLGEAGIPTLVLEMGRLWDTPGPDGKVFCSTRAPDHRSMWFRTRTEAPLAQFLWLDVVNKDISPYPGVLDRVSFDAMSVYVGRGVGGGSLVNGGMAVTPQREYFSEMLPTVDAAGMYDRYFPLARQMLGVNSVDPAWFESTEWYRFSRISRKHAAKAGLRTVFVPNVYDFGYMRREAAGQAVRSALAGEVIYGNNHGKRSLDRTYLAAALGTGNVTVDTLHRVRALRAQPDGTYVVTADRMDTAGRVVATREIGCTRLFLGAGSLGSTELLLRARESGALPDLSEHIGAGWGANGNVMTARANHLWDTVGAHQATMPVMGIDDWSNTANPVFAEIAPLPMGFEHWISLYLAITRNPERGTLTYHAGTDTMRLDWTPEQSRVSGDAARKLFDRINLRNATIYRYDLFGGNRPVADDFTYHPLGGCVLGRATDDHGRVRGAPGVYVTDGALVPGSIGVNPFLTITALAERNIERVLAEDYQR, encoded by the coding sequence ATGACACCAAATCTGACGCGCCGTCACCTCCTGGGTCTCGGCGCCCTCCAGACCGCGGCCGCCCTCGGCCTCACCCGTATCGGCCCCGTGCCCGCGGCCCGCGCGGCGACCCCCGCGCCGGCCTCCCGGGCGGCGGCCGCCGACCACACCCCCGCCCTCGTCGTCGGCTCCGGCTACGGTGCCGCCGTCACCGCCCTGCGCCTCGGTGAGGCCGGGATCCCCACCCTCGTCCTGGAGATGGGGCGGCTCTGGGACACCCCGGGGCCCGACGGAAAGGTCTTCTGCAGCACCCGCGCCCCGGACCACCGCTCGATGTGGTTCCGCACGCGCACCGAGGCCCCGCTCGCCCAGTTCCTCTGGCTCGACGTCGTCAACAAGGACATCAGCCCCTACCCGGGCGTGCTGGACCGGGTGAGCTTCGACGCCATGTCGGTGTACGTGGGCCGCGGCGTCGGCGGCGGCTCGCTCGTCAACGGCGGAATGGCCGTCACCCCGCAACGGGAGTACTTCTCCGAGATGCTGCCGACCGTCGACGCCGCCGGGATGTACGACCGGTACTTCCCGCTCGCCCGGCAGATGCTGGGCGTCAACAGCGTGGACCCGGCCTGGTTCGAGTCCACCGAGTGGTACCGCTTCTCGCGGATCTCCCGGAAGCACGCCGCCAAGGCCGGCCTCAGGACCGTCTTCGTGCCCAACGTCTACGACTTCGGTTACATGCGGCGCGAGGCCGCCGGGCAGGCCGTGCGCTCCGCACTCGCCGGCGAGGTCATCTACGGCAACAACCACGGCAAGCGCAGTCTCGACCGGACCTATCTCGCCGCAGCCCTGGGTACCGGCAACGTCACCGTCGACACGCTGCACCGGGTCCGCGCGCTGCGGGCGCAGCCGGACGGCACCTACGTCGTCACCGCCGACCGCATGGACACGGCCGGCAGGGTCGTCGCCACCCGGGAGATCGGCTGCACCCGGCTGTTCCTGGGGGCCGGCAGCCTCGGCTCAACCGAACTCCTGCTGCGCGCCCGGGAGTCCGGCGCCCTGCCGGACCTCAGCGAGCACATCGGCGCGGGCTGGGGGGCCAACGGCAACGTCATGACGGCCCGTGCCAACCACCTCTGGGACACCGTCGGCGCCCACCAGGCGACCATGCCGGTGATGGGCATCGACGACTGGTCCAACACCGCCAACCCCGTCTTCGCCGAGATCGCCCCGCTGCCCATGGGGTTCGAGCACTGGATCAGCCTGTACCTGGCCATCACCAGGAACCCGGAGCGGGGCACGCTGACCTACCACGCCGGCACCGACACGATGCGGCTGGACTGGACGCCCGAGCAGAGCAGGGTCTCCGGCGACGCGGCCAGGAAGCTGTTCGACCGCATCAACCTCAGGAACGCCACGATCTACCGGTACGACCTGTTCGGCGGCAACCGGCCCGTGGCCGACGACTTCACCTACCACCCGCTCGGCGGCTGCGTGCTGGGCAGGGCCACCGACGACCACGGCCGGGTCCGGGGCGCCCCCGGGGTGTACGTCACCGACGGAGCCCTCGTGCCGGGCTCCATCGGCGTCAACCCGTTCCTCACCATCACCGCGCTCGCCGAGCGCAACATCGAGCGGGTCCTCGCCGAGGACTACCAGAGGTAG